In one Aromatoleum aromaticum EbN1 genomic region, the following are encoded:
- a CDS encoding protein-L-isoaspartate(D-aspartate) O-methyltransferase produces MSMRPPDPGQASSRARARMVERLRAQGIADEKVLAAMMQIPRHAFVDEGLAFSAYDDTALPIGYQQTISQPLVVARMIEILRAGRELGRTLEVGAGCGYQAAVLSLVATEVFAVERIRPLLDRARENLRPLRLPNVRLKYADGNLGLPEAAPFDTIIVAAAAAGIPGSLKEQLAPGGRLMIPLGSADQRLVMTERHGNIFRESRFEAVRFVPLLTGTE; encoded by the coding sequence ATGAGCATGCGCCCCCCGGACCCCGGGCAGGCCTCGAGCCGGGCCCGTGCCCGCATGGTCGAGCGGCTCCGTGCACAGGGAATCGCCGACGAGAAGGTCCTCGCGGCGATGATGCAGATTCCGCGCCACGCGTTTGTCGATGAAGGCCTCGCCTTCAGCGCGTACGACGACACGGCGCTGCCGATCGGATACCAGCAGACGATTTCGCAACCGCTGGTGGTCGCGCGCATGATCGAGATCCTGCGCGCGGGCCGCGAACTGGGACGGACGCTCGAAGTCGGCGCCGGCTGTGGCTACCAGGCCGCGGTACTGTCCCTCGTGGCGACCGAAGTGTTTGCCGTGGAGCGCATTCGCCCCCTTCTCGACCGGGCACGCGAAAACCTGCGGCCCTTGCGGCTGCCGAACGTTCGTCTCAAATACGCCGACGGCAATCTGGGATTGCCCGAAGCCGCTCCTTTTGACACCATTATCGTGGCTGCTGCGGCGGCCGGCATCCCGGGCTCGCTGAAGGAGCAACTGGCTCCGGGCGGGCGGCTGATGATCCCGCTCGGGAGCGCCGACCAGCGTCTCGTGATGACCGAGCGGCACGGCAATATTTTCAGGGAAAGCCGGTTCGAAGCCGTGCGCTTCGTCCCCTTGCTCACTGGTACGGAATGA
- the surE gene encoding 5'/3'-nucleotidase SurE, whose amino-acid sequence MRILVSNDDGYFAPGIAALAEALQEVGDVTVVAPERDRSAASNSLTLDRPLSLRRAANGFHFVNGTPTDCVHLAVTGMLDHLPDMVVSGVNHGANMGDDTIYSGTVAAATEGFLLGVPAIAVSLVSKAATDFSAAARVARDLAERFTRIPFQHPVLLNVNVPDRPYEELRGLRVTRLGKRHKAEPVIRSVTPRNETVYWVGAAGQAADAGEGTDFQAVAEGFVSVTPLQIDLTHNGLIPSVAEWIGR is encoded by the coding sequence ATGCGCATTCTAGTGAGTAACGACGACGGTTATTTTGCTCCGGGGATAGCCGCCCTCGCTGAAGCTCTGCAGGAGGTCGGGGACGTCACGGTGGTGGCGCCCGAGCGTGACCGAAGCGCCGCGAGCAATTCCCTGACGCTCGATCGCCCGTTGTCGCTGCGGCGGGCAGCAAACGGTTTCCATTTCGTCAACGGCACCCCGACCGATTGCGTGCACCTCGCGGTCACCGGCATGCTCGATCACCTCCCGGACATGGTCGTGTCGGGCGTGAATCACGGCGCGAACATGGGCGACGACACGATTTATTCGGGGACGGTCGCGGCCGCGACGGAAGGATTCCTGCTCGGCGTGCCGGCGATTGCGGTGTCGCTCGTGAGCAAGGCGGCGACCGATTTTTCGGCGGCTGCGCGAGTCGCGCGCGATCTCGCCGAGCGATTCACACGCATCCCTTTCCAGCATCCGGTACTGCTCAACGTGAACGTGCCGGACCGCCCCTACGAAGAACTGCGCGGCCTCCGCGTCACGAGGCTGGGCAAGCGGCACAAGGCCGAACCGGTGATTCGCAGCGTGACGCCGCGCAACGAGACCGTCTATTGGGTGGGCGCGGCCGGGCAGGCTGCGGACGCGGGTGAGGGGACCGACTTCCAGGCGGTGGCGGAAGGCTTCGTTTCCGTCACCCCGTTACAGATCGACCTCACCCACAACGGCCTCATTCCCAGCGTCGCCGAATGGATCGGTAGATGA
- a CDS encoding GGDEF domain-containing protein: MSYLADTLWHRLAGPLGELDKSELGYLFLPNRHMPLLMRRRATMIVNRVRMFAFLFAVLTPLWSVIDFVVFPPSLWVTLALMRLLASAAFATLLICYRPSGNLFDAYRAIAVLFAIPTAFYVGSHTLLGTYQLSELSAAIGAGYAFLPFVLLAGLSVFPLTLIENVFISSPILLAQALAGYLSWSTLNWPSFAGSFWLLMLITGVSMTAGMSQLAFMTALVRQSVRDPLTGAFSRGSGEEMLELQLGLANRNQASITVAFIDVDHFKSINDRFGHEAGDKVLITLATHITAALRRVDILVRWGGEEFVVIMPNTDLAKARTAVERLCRLGLGTAPDGTPVTASIGLAERSIDGAGDWKALIEKADQRMYHAKHNGRDRVCFGAC; encoded by the coding sequence ATGTCATATCTGGCCGACACGTTGTGGCACAGGCTCGCCGGCCCGCTGGGAGAGCTGGATAAGTCGGAGCTCGGCTACCTCTTCCTTCCGAACCGGCACATGCCGCTTCTGATGCGGCGCCGGGCGACGATGATCGTCAATCGCGTGCGAATGTTCGCGTTTCTGTTCGCCGTGCTCACGCCGCTGTGGAGCGTGATCGACTTCGTCGTCTTTCCGCCGTCACTGTGGGTCACCCTCGCGCTGATGCGGCTTCTTGCCAGCGCGGCGTTCGCGACCCTCCTGATCTGTTACCGGCCGTCGGGCAACCTGTTCGATGCCTACCGCGCGATTGCGGTCCTGTTTGCAATTCCGACAGCATTCTATGTCGGTTCGCACACCCTGCTCGGGACGTACCAGCTGTCCGAGCTTTCAGCGGCGATCGGCGCCGGCTACGCTTTCCTGCCATTCGTCCTGCTCGCGGGCCTGTCGGTTTTTCCGCTGACGCTGATCGAGAACGTGTTCATTTCGAGCCCGATCCTGCTCGCCCAAGCGCTCGCCGGCTATCTGAGCTGGTCCACGCTCAACTGGCCGTCGTTCGCCGGCTCGTTCTGGTTGCTGATGCTGATCACCGGCGTGTCGATGACTGCCGGGATGAGCCAGCTCGCGTTCATGACGGCGCTGGTGCGCCAGTCGGTGCGCGACCCCCTGACCGGCGCCTTTTCGCGCGGCAGCGGCGAAGAAATGCTCGAACTGCAACTGGGCCTCGCGAATCGCAACCAGGCGTCGATCACGGTCGCCTTCATCGACGTCGATCACTTCAAGAGCATCAACGACCGCTTCGGCCATGAAGCGGGCGACAAGGTCCTGATCACGCTCGCCACGCACATCACGGCGGCGCTGCGTCGGGTCGACATACTGGTCCGCTGGGGCGGCGAAGAATTCGTCGTCATCATGCCCAACACCGATCTCGCCAAAGCGCGGACGGCGGTCGAGCGCCTGTGCAGGCTCGGCCTTGGCACCGCCCCGGATGGCACGCCGGTGACTGCCAGCATCGGCTTGGCGGAGCGCAGTATCGACGGCGCCGGCGACTGGAAAGCCCTGATCGAGAAAGCGGACCAGCGGATGTATCACGCCAAGCACAACGGCCGGGACCGGGTCTGCTTCGGCGCCTGTTAG